One Bombus fervidus isolate BK054 chromosome 5, iyBomFerv1, whole genome shotgun sequence DNA window includes the following coding sequences:
- the Bulli gene encoding regulator of MON1-CCZ1 complex protein bulli isoform X2, which yields MEAADQDAHDDYYLELSSDPIRFESVSCLTNVFFDDSKQQVFAVRSGGVTGVLVKGPNQNLSFRMEDKGPVISIKFSPDMNILAVQHNNSSVEFINYSPVAGLDNIEYSQSCKGKNATILGFVWTHGNEILFVTDYGVELFQVNPEKRNVRFLKCLSLGVNWFVFCPRSYLVLLSSGTVGNQMQTLHVTPGNLHKLTKFEVEVGTAKPGKLAVYERDVALTVLYGIPCIILLRHQPGTNRSTGAASVYVYTVHKMTTIKRSHILKLDVSGKFAINVVDNLIIVHHQTTKTSMIFDIMLSGISDGTVMHHTSIAPAKPIKPYSLKVPGTTLSNETYQPCQLYSPNWVVFQPNIIIDAKLGCLWYIELKLESLARLITDKVLLVEFLMQRTNTKYILIHVLQNFMMQLPISLMDMPIIFNKLNSVYRNYLENEIQNQMGTPLQNNAKCLSTTTENYKYKLLLDQSDVYSYILSKFPENTIEPKMIVWVLLEYIRSLAEHSIPVQHYLHELVITTLVQRKAYYQLHQLLQYHVVADSKPLACLLLSLENLYPAAHQLALDMLKRLGNAHEEIIEVLLSKGYILPALRYVRSVGMVDQVSDRKFLEAAKATEDATLFYSVFKFFKQRNLYLYNATGFTKGERYQPYIQHYKYLFEGIDNGCNSDTNSNVTTISS from the exons ATGGAAGCCGCTGATCAAGATGCTCATGATGATTATTATCTAGAACTATCTTCAGATCCAATTAGGTTTGAATCAGTCAGCTGTCTGACAAACGTTTTCTTTGATGACTCAAAACAACAG GTATTTGCTGTTCGATCTGGAGGTGTAACAGGTGTATTAGTTAAAGGACCAAATCAAAATTTAAGTTTCCGAATGGAAGATAAAGGTCCAGTGATCTCTATCAAATTTTCTCCTGATATGAATATACTGGCGGTGCAACATAATAATTCTTCAgtcgaatttataaattattcaccAGTAGCTGGACTAGATAACATAGAATATTCGCAATCGTGTAAAGGAAAAAATGCAACTATATTGGGATTTGTTTGGACACatggaaatgaaatattgtttGTTACTGATTATGGTGTTGAGTTATttcaa gtAAATCCCGAAAAACGTAATGTCAGatttttgaaatgtttaaGCTTAGGTGTTAATTGGTTTGTATTTTGTCCGCGaagttatttagtattattgtCATCAGGGACAGTGGGAAATCAAATGCAGACATTGCATGTAACACCTGGAAATCTTCATAAATTAACTAAATTCGAAG tGGAAGTTGGTACAGCAAAACCAGGAAAATTGGCCGTTTATGAGAGAGACGTGGCATTGACAGTTTTATATGGGATACCTTGCATTATTTTGCTACGTCATCAACCAGGTACTAATCGTTCTACTGGGGCTGCttctgtatatgtatatactgtGCATAA AATGACAACAATCAAAAGAAGTCATATCTTGAAACTCGATGTTAGTGGTAAATTTGCCATTAATGTTGTAGATAACCTTATTATTGTTCATCATCAAACCACAAAA ACTTCCATGATTTTTGATATTATGTTATCGGGCATAAGCGATGGTACTGTAATGCATCATACTAGCATAGCACCAGCAAAACCAATCAAACCATATAGTTTAAAAGTTCCAGGAACAACCTTGTCAAATGAAACATATCAGCCTTGCCAACTAT ATTCGCCAAATTGGGTTGTCTTTCAACCAAACATAATAATTGATGCAAAATTAGGTTGCCTCTG gtatattgaattaaaattggaATCTTTGGCAAGACTTATCACAGACAAAGTGTTGCTCGTCGAATTTTTAATGCAGCGGACAAATACAAAGTACATTTTGATAcatgtattacaaaattttatgatGCAGCTGCCTATAAGTTTAATGGATATGCCAATCATATTCAACAAGTTAAATTCCGTCTATAGGAATTACTTAGAAAACGAAATACAAAATCAg ATGGGTACTCCATTGCAAAATAATGCAAAATGCTTAAGCACGACAACAGAAAATTACAAGTATAAATTGCTGCTGGATCAAAGTGatgtatatagttatatattatcgaaatttcCTGAAAATACCATTGAACCAAAAATGATTGTATGGGTTCTTTTAGAATATATCAg ATCATTAGCGGAACACAGTATACCCGTACAGCATTATTTACACGAATTAGTTATTACAACATTAGTTCAACGTAAAGCATACTACCAACTTCACCAGTTACTACAGTATCATGTAGTTGCCGATTCGAAACCTCTTGCGTGCCTATTACTCTCTTTAGAGAATCTGTATCCAGCTGCTCATCAGCTTGCATTGGATATGCTGAAACGTTTAGGAAATGCTCATGAAGAAATAATCGAAGTTCTTTTATCGAAAGGATACATTTTACCAGCGCTACG TTACGTTCGATCAGTTGGAATGGTGGATCAGGTGTCTGATAGAAAATTTCTGGAAGCAGCAAAGGCAACTGAGGACGCAACGCTCTTTTATTcggttttcaaattttttaaacagcgtaatttatatttatacaatgcTACAGGCTTTACAAAAGGGGAACGCTATCAGCCTTACATCCAACATTACAAGTATTTATTTGAAGGAATTGATAATGGTTGTAATTCGGACACAAATTCCAATGTTACTACAATTTCATCGTGA
- the LOC139987466 gene encoding GTP-binding protein Di-Ras2, with translation MADHERIRLVVLGGAGVGKSAIIRRLLGQGFSERYRPTVEDLYSRECVLGTLTLKVDLLDTAGDLQFPAMRRLSIATAHAFLLVYATTSLPSFECVKRCFEEVREQRPDFQEVPIVVAGNKVDLATMRREVPIEDVSEWLFCELPKLRAKVMECSAKDDYNVKDIFRCFVTLSKIVPKNHVGESDESALRRRCSAYGSRRSDRVGRSGSPHGRTGSAGSVGNSQQLVAAQSSNVVTVNEEAKSKPRSRSLIRRTSRKTKQQIRDTYTDDCNIS, from the exons atggcCGATCATGAAAGAATCAGATTGGTGGTATTAGGTGGTGCCGGTGTTGGGAAAAGCGCAATTATACGTCGTTTACTTGGGCAAGGATTCAGCGAAAGGTACAGGCCTACCGTCGAAGACCTCTATTCGAGGGAATGCGTTCTCGGTACGCTCACTCTCAAAGTCGATCTTCTGGATACCGCTG GAGATTTGCAGTTTCCAGCTATGAGAAGGTTGAGCATAGCTACGGCACATGCGTTTCTTCTTGTTTATGCCACAACATCGTTACCAAGCTTCGAATGCGTAAAGCGATGTTTCGAAGAAGTCAGAGAACAACGACCAGATTTTCAG GAAGTACCGATAGTCGTTGCGGGAAACAAAGTGGATCTTGCAACGATGCGAAGAGAAGTACCAATCGAAGACGTGAGTGAATGGTTATTTTGTGAATTGCCGAAACTTCGTGCCAAAGTAATGGAATGTTCAGCTAAGGACGATTATAATGTCAAAGATATTTTCCGATGTTTCGTCACTTTATCCAAGATAGTGCCAAAGAATCATGTTGGCGAGTCAGACGAATCGGCCCTTCGACGAAGATGTTCGGCGTACGGATCGCGCAG AAGCGATCGAGTCGGTAGGTCTGGAAGTCCACATGGCAGAACCGGAAGCGCCGGCTCTGTTGGCAATTCTCAGCAACTGGTCGCAGCACAAAGTTCAAATGTCGTCACTGTCAATGAGGAAGCGAAGAGCAAACCGCGCAGTCGTAGCTTGATTCGACGCACTTCGCGAAAAACCAAACAACAAATTAGAGACACTTATACGGATGACTGCAATATCTCGTAA
- the Mcph1 gene encoding microcephalin isoform X1, producing the protein MEVNKNKRIKAISRGRNSFKHQHSSLKVNLSCASNLTDSGNDSLEQIDVHSDIENTVSYDTPLKNLSKHKHSKIKGSDKSIDLIEMDNINTVKTSLNVNTSVDCINDNNICENKYRWENCEEEKYDSSENKQTDMFVISFETMQENINTTSLQMYTSLDILNKVQNDNNTIDDFPMNATRNNFDDEYSNIYKAQRQNDVILQNNHDSEYNGIVSNTIAVSHSNLEMSTIIKESTGKCDIEIDQNMKYSLSDRKSKRKLLPLHEHSQLLSFSPVQDKEYSPPPCLIFKKIHKKKKSKPNKTVNVNNLECIVKKNNKNHDGKAQKRTKKVISKKIVVKKIVNEDILRRLNKNQENLNKVKAANVYTPERNSSDDFQLLKNSPIVHLKKKNKMYKLNIVTTGLSNENKDIVKDVVRTLGLAKIESNVTKNTTHIVTTGIRTINLLHGIIRGCWLVTFEWVSKSLENKAWLNPEKYEIVHCSKAALENRKDRQLFGRSYVPELFTACGYIYVQKNTTPSCNVLKDLIKAAGGCITECPETARILIGVGGLKETWILDCITSGELQPHNQYKRS; encoded by the exons AtggaagtaaataaaaataagagaattAAAGCAATATCAcgtggtagaaatagcttcaaACATCAACATAGTTCTCTGAAAGTCAATTTAAGTTGTGCATCGAATCTAACAGATTCTGGTAATGATTCACTTGAACAAATAGATGTTCATTCTGATATAGAGAATACAGTTTCTTATGATACTCCATTGAAAAATCTAAGCAAACATAAGCATTCTAAGATAAAAGGGAGTGATAAAAGCatagatttaattgaaatggataatataaatacagtgAAAACATCCTTAAATGTTAACACATCTGTTGATTGTATAAATGACAATAACAtatgtgaaaataaatatagatggGAGAATTGTGAAGAGGAAAAATATGACAGTTctgaaaataaacaaacagATATGTTTGTAATAAGTTTTGAAACTATgcaggaaaatataaatactacTTCCTTACAAATGTATACATCattagatattttaaataaagtgcaaaatgataataatacaattgatGATTTTCCAATGAATGCAACAAGGAACAATTTTGATGATGAATATAGCAACATTTACAAGGCACAACGTCAAAATGATGTAATACTACAAAATAATCATGACAGTGAATATAATGGCATTGTAAGTAATACAATAGCTGTGTCACATAGTAACTTGGAAATGTCTACAATTATCAAAGAATCAACTGGTAAATGTGACATAGAAATAGatcaaaatatgaaatattcattgtCTGATAGAAAATCTAAGAGAAAGTTATTACCACTACATGAACATTCCCAATTACTATCATTTTCTCCAGTACAGGATAAGGAATACTCACCACCTCCAtgcttaatatttaaaaaaatacacaaaaagaaaaaaagtaaacCTAATAAGACAGTTAATGTCAATAATCTAGAAtgtattgttaaaaaaaataataaaaatcatgaTGGGAAAGCAcaaaaaagaacaaagaaaGTAATCAGTAAAAAGATTGTTGttaagaaaattgttaatgaagatattttaaggagattaaataaaaatcaagagAATCTTAATAAAGTAAAAGCAGCAAATGTTTATACTCCAGAAAGAAATTCATCAGATGATTTTCAACTCTTGAAAAATTCACCTattgtacatttaaaaaaaaaaaacaaaatgtacaaattaaatattgttacaaCTGGTTTATCTAATGA aaataaggATATAGTTAAAGATGTTGTTAGAACTCTTGGTTTAGCAAAGATTGAATCAAACGTTACAAAAAATACAACACATATCGTGACTACAGGTATAcgtacaataaatttattacatgGTATCATACGAGGCTGTTGGTTAGTTACTTTTGAATGGGTTTCAAAATCTTTAGAAAATAAAGCTTGGTTAAAtccagaaaaatatgaaatagtgCATTGTTCAAAAGCAGCTttg GAAAATCGTAAAGACAGGCAACTATTTGGAAGATCGTATGTTCCAGAATTATTTACTGCTTgtggatatatatatgttcaaaAAAATACAACACCATCTTGTAATGTATTAAAAGATCTCATAAAAGCTGCTGGTGGTTGTATTACAGAATGTCCAGAAACAGCAAGAATTCTGATTGGTGTAGGTGGTTTAAAAGAAACTTGGATCTTAGATTGCATCACATCAGGTGAATTACAGCCACACAATCAATACAAACgatcataa
- the Ntan1 gene encoding N-terminal amidohydrolase 1 yields MVLVVNGVLQEDIPTDSRSLYVAHPVYRETAAQLHSMPAKLVGPMGLLYVRQREMAATLPHDKNVSIIGSDDMTTCIIVVVRHSGSGAAALAHLDGAGTEDAAAAMIQRVTELALGFPEGRLELQLVGGYSDPRNYSEELFCNILSAFHKQPVEIDLTICCVGELNTTIRGSTHWPVIYGIGLNVKTGEIFPATFPDKGPDQALRCARHLTGGQQVLDVYDCTLGLLRIGPFNYDPLRGVDLWLAQSDQFILQHLSTAPEVELPHFVSQVRATLKYIQDNQFPAVTVFRDNRPHYYRRDETTGVWQPIRY; encoded by the exons ATGGTGCTGGTGGTAAACGGAGTCCTACAAGAGGACATCCCAACGGATAGCAGATCGCTGTACGTAGCTCATCCGGTATATCGTGAAACTGCAGCCCAACTTCATTCGATGCCAGCAAAATTAGTGGGACCGATGGGACTTCTTTACGTACGTCAAAGGGAAATGGCCGCTACTTTGCCACACGACA AAAATGTGAGCATCATTGGCTCGGATGATATGACTACCTGTATAATTGTCGTTGTGAGGCATTCCG GTTCCGGTGCTGCCGCGTTAGCGCACCTGGATGGTGCTGGCACAGAAGATGCAGCAGCAGCAATGATCCAGAGGGTAACAGAACTCGCCCTTGGATTTCCAGAGGGTCGTCTGGAGCTACAACTCGTTGGTGGTTATTCCGATCCAAGAAATTATTCCGAAGAATTGTTTTGCAATATTCTTT CGGCATTTCACAAGCAGCCAGTGGAGATCGATCTAACTATCTGCTGTGTAGGCGAATTGAACACTACAATAAGAGGTAGCACTCATTGGCCGGTAATATATGGTATTGGATTGAATGTAAAAACAGGCGAGATTTTCCCTGCAACTTTCCCCGACAAGGGACCCGACCAGGCGCTGAGATGCGCTAGGCATTTAACCGGAGGTCAACAG GTTCTGGATGTTTACGACTGTACGCTTGGTTTACTTAGAATCGGACCGTTCAACTATGATCCTTTAAGAGGGGTCGATCTCTGGTTAGCCCAATCCGATCAGTTTATTCTACAACATCTTTCGACTGCGCCGGAAGTTGAACTGCCACATTTTGTATCACAG GTACGCGCAACACTCAAGTACATACAGGACAATCAGTTTCCGGCTGTCACCGTCTTCCGTGATAATCGGCCCCATTATTATCGCCGGGATGAAACCACCGGTGTTTGGCAACCTATACGATATTGA
- the Mcph1 gene encoding microcephalin isoform X2, whose amino-acid sequence MEVNKNKRIKAISRGRNSFKHQHSSLKVNLSCASNLTDSGNDSLEQIDVHSDIENTVSYDTPLKNLSKHKHSKIKGSDKSIDLIEMDNINTVKTSLNVNTSVDCINDNNICENKYRWENCEEEKYDSSENKQTDMFVISFETMQENINTTSLQMYTSLDILNKVQNDNNTIDDFPMNATRNNFDDEYSNIYKAQRQNDVILQNNHDSEYNGIVSNTIAVSHSNLEMSTIIKESTGKCDIEIDQNMKYSLSDRKSKRKLLPLHEHSQLLSFSPVQDKEYSPPPCLIFKKIHKKKKSKPNKTVNVNNLECIVKKNNKNHDGKAQKRTKKVISKKIVVKKIVNEDILRRLNKNQENLNKVKAANVYTPERNSSDDFQLLKNSPIVHLKKKNKMYKLNIVTTGLSNENKDIVKDVVRTLGLAKIESNVTKNTTHIVTTGKS is encoded by the exons AtggaagtaaataaaaataagagaattAAAGCAATATCAcgtggtagaaatagcttcaaACATCAACATAGTTCTCTGAAAGTCAATTTAAGTTGTGCATCGAATCTAACAGATTCTGGTAATGATTCACTTGAACAAATAGATGTTCATTCTGATATAGAGAATACAGTTTCTTATGATACTCCATTGAAAAATCTAAGCAAACATAAGCATTCTAAGATAAAAGGGAGTGATAAAAGCatagatttaattgaaatggataatataaatacagtgAAAACATCCTTAAATGTTAACACATCTGTTGATTGTATAAATGACAATAACAtatgtgaaaataaatatagatggGAGAATTGTGAAGAGGAAAAATATGACAGTTctgaaaataaacaaacagATATGTTTGTAATAAGTTTTGAAACTATgcaggaaaatataaatactacTTCCTTACAAATGTATACATCattagatattttaaataaagtgcaaaatgataataatacaattgatGATTTTCCAATGAATGCAACAAGGAACAATTTTGATGATGAATATAGCAACATTTACAAGGCACAACGTCAAAATGATGTAATACTACAAAATAATCATGACAGTGAATATAATGGCATTGTAAGTAATACAATAGCTGTGTCACATAGTAACTTGGAAATGTCTACAATTATCAAAGAATCAACTGGTAAATGTGACATAGAAATAGatcaaaatatgaaatattcattgtCTGATAGAAAATCTAAGAGAAAGTTATTACCACTACATGAACATTCCCAATTACTATCATTTTCTCCAGTACAGGATAAGGAATACTCACCACCTCCAtgcttaatatttaaaaaaatacacaaaaagaaaaaaagtaaacCTAATAAGACAGTTAATGTCAATAATCTAGAAtgtattgttaaaaaaaataataaaaatcatgaTGGGAAAGCAcaaaaaagaacaaagaaaGTAATCAGTAAAAAGATTGTTGttaagaaaattgttaatgaagatattttaaggagattaaataaaaatcaagagAATCTTAATAAAGTAAAAGCAGCAAATGTTTATACTCCAGAAAGAAATTCATCAGATGATTTTCAACTCTTGAAAAATTCACCTattgtacatttaaaaaaaaaaaacaaaatgtacaaattaaatattgttacaaCTGGTTTATCTAATGA aaataaggATATAGTTAAAGATGTTGTTAGAACTCTTGGTTTAGCAAAGATTGAATCAAACGTTACAAAAAATACAACACATATCGTGACTACAG GAAAATCGTAA
- the Bulli gene encoding regulator of MON1-CCZ1 complex protein bulli isoform X1: MEAADQDAHDDYYLELSSDPIRFESVSCLTNVFFDDSKQQVFAVRSGGVTGVLVKGPNQNLSFRMEDKGPVISIKFSPDMNILAVQHNNSSVEFINYSPVAGLDNIEYSQSCKGKNATILGFVWTHGNEILFVTDYGVELFQVNPEKRNVRFLKCLSLGVNWFVFCPRSYLVLLSSGTVGNQMQTLHVTPGNLHKLTKFEVEVGTAKPGKLAVYERDVALTVLYGIPCIILLRHQPGTNRSTGAASVYVYTVHNRMTTIKRSHILKLDVSGKFAINVVDNLIIVHHQTTKTSMIFDIMLSGISDGTVMHHTSIAPAKPIKPYSLKVPGTTLSNETYQPCQLYSPNWVVFQPNIIIDAKLGCLWYIELKLESLARLITDKVLLVEFLMQRTNTKYILIHVLQNFMMQLPISLMDMPIIFNKLNSVYRNYLENEIQNQMGTPLQNNAKCLSTTTENYKYKLLLDQSDVYSYILSKFPENTIEPKMIVWVLLEYIRSLAEHSIPVQHYLHELVITTLVQRKAYYQLHQLLQYHVVADSKPLACLLLSLENLYPAAHQLALDMLKRLGNAHEEIIEVLLSKGYILPALRYVRSVGMVDQVSDRKFLEAAKATEDATLFYSVFKFFKQRNLYLYNATGFTKGERYQPYIQHYKYLFEGIDNGCNSDTNSNVTTISS; the protein is encoded by the exons ATGGAAGCCGCTGATCAAGATGCTCATGATGATTATTATCTAGAACTATCTTCAGATCCAATTAGGTTTGAATCAGTCAGCTGTCTGACAAACGTTTTCTTTGATGACTCAAAACAACAG GTATTTGCTGTTCGATCTGGAGGTGTAACAGGTGTATTAGTTAAAGGACCAAATCAAAATTTAAGTTTCCGAATGGAAGATAAAGGTCCAGTGATCTCTATCAAATTTTCTCCTGATATGAATATACTGGCGGTGCAACATAATAATTCTTCAgtcgaatttataaattattcaccAGTAGCTGGACTAGATAACATAGAATATTCGCAATCGTGTAAAGGAAAAAATGCAACTATATTGGGATTTGTTTGGACACatggaaatgaaatattgtttGTTACTGATTATGGTGTTGAGTTATttcaa gtAAATCCCGAAAAACGTAATGTCAGatttttgaaatgtttaaGCTTAGGTGTTAATTGGTTTGTATTTTGTCCGCGaagttatttagtattattgtCATCAGGGACAGTGGGAAATCAAATGCAGACATTGCATGTAACACCTGGAAATCTTCATAAATTAACTAAATTCGAAG tGGAAGTTGGTACAGCAAAACCAGGAAAATTGGCCGTTTATGAGAGAGACGTGGCATTGACAGTTTTATATGGGATACCTTGCATTATTTTGCTACGTCATCAACCAGGTACTAATCGTTCTACTGGGGCTGCttctgtatatgtatatactgtGCATAA TAGAATGACAACAATCAAAAGAAGTCATATCTTGAAACTCGATGTTAGTGGTAAATTTGCCATTAATGTTGTAGATAACCTTATTATTGTTCATCATCAAACCACAAAA ACTTCCATGATTTTTGATATTATGTTATCGGGCATAAGCGATGGTACTGTAATGCATCATACTAGCATAGCACCAGCAAAACCAATCAAACCATATAGTTTAAAAGTTCCAGGAACAACCTTGTCAAATGAAACATATCAGCCTTGCCAACTAT ATTCGCCAAATTGGGTTGTCTTTCAACCAAACATAATAATTGATGCAAAATTAGGTTGCCTCTG gtatattgaattaaaattggaATCTTTGGCAAGACTTATCACAGACAAAGTGTTGCTCGTCGAATTTTTAATGCAGCGGACAAATACAAAGTACATTTTGATAcatgtattacaaaattttatgatGCAGCTGCCTATAAGTTTAATGGATATGCCAATCATATTCAACAAGTTAAATTCCGTCTATAGGAATTACTTAGAAAACGAAATACAAAATCAg ATGGGTACTCCATTGCAAAATAATGCAAAATGCTTAAGCACGACAACAGAAAATTACAAGTATAAATTGCTGCTGGATCAAAGTGatgtatatagttatatattatcgaaatttcCTGAAAATACCATTGAACCAAAAATGATTGTATGGGTTCTTTTAGAATATATCAg ATCATTAGCGGAACACAGTATACCCGTACAGCATTATTTACACGAATTAGTTATTACAACATTAGTTCAACGTAAAGCATACTACCAACTTCACCAGTTACTACAGTATCATGTAGTTGCCGATTCGAAACCTCTTGCGTGCCTATTACTCTCTTTAGAGAATCTGTATCCAGCTGCTCATCAGCTTGCATTGGATATGCTGAAACGTTTAGGAAATGCTCATGAAGAAATAATCGAAGTTCTTTTATCGAAAGGATACATTTTACCAGCGCTACG TTACGTTCGATCAGTTGGAATGGTGGATCAGGTGTCTGATAGAAAATTTCTGGAAGCAGCAAAGGCAACTGAGGACGCAACGCTCTTTTATTcggttttcaaattttttaaacagcgtaatttatatttatacaatgcTACAGGCTTTACAAAAGGGGAACGCTATCAGCCTTACATCCAACATTACAAGTATTTATTTGAAGGAATTGATAATGGTTGTAATTCGGACACAAATTCCAATGTTACTACAATTTCATCGTGA